The region AGCACGAATTCATACAGTGGATAGCACGGAATACATCGCGCTGAATAAAGAAAGAGGAATGCTccttataaaagaaaaaatagatcGAGAGACGCTTTGCGCAACAAAGACTCCGTGCGCTCTACATATTCAAATGATTCTTGAAAACCCGATGGAATTGTATACAATAACTATCGAAATCACGGACACTAATGATAATGCGCCATTGTTCCAGACGGAGGAAATCAGGATTGAAATAAGCGAGGCGGCTGTACCGGGAGCGAGATTCATGTTAGAGAGAGCAATGGATGCTGACGTCGGTACTAACGGCCTTCAGAGCTACTCACTTAAACCGACAGATCATTTTGCTTTAGAACTGGAAACTCATGGAGACGGAggtaaaaatgtagaaatggtTTTACAAAAACCACTCgataaagaaaagaaggaaaggcTTACATTGTTATTAACAGCGATGGATGGAGGTGAACCGGTTCTGTCTGGTACTGTACAGATACACGTGACTGTTCTAGATGTAAATGATAACGCTCCTGtctttacacaaaaaatatataaagcctCAATAATCGAAAACTCACCAAAAGGTACTAAATTGACAACCGTGAGCGCATCTGATGCTGATGAAGGAACAAACGGACAGGTGACTTATTACATTTCAAACACAGATAAGAGTGTGAAAGATGTGTTTAACCTAAATGAAGATGATGGCGAAATAACACTAAAAGGACACATCGACTATGAAACTAAAAGCAATTATCAACTTGACATTCAAGCCAGGGACCAAGGCGGTCTCTCGGACTCATGCAAGATAATTGTTGATGTCTTGGACATAAACGACAATAAACCAACTCTTTCTATTCTATCCATGGCTAGCTCCATAACAGAAAACTCGCTAACAGGAAATATAGTTGCAATGATTAACGTAAATGACCCAGACTCGGAAGCAAATGGCAAAGTTCAGTGTGAAATCAGTGATAATATTCCATTTACTATCACATCTCCATCTAACACAGTTTTTGCACTGCGCACAGATCAGGAattggatagagagagagaagctgagtATAATATCACCGTGACTTGCTCTGATGAGGGAGTTCCCTCACTTTCCAGCAGCACTTCTCTCCGTTTACACATATCAGATGTAAATGACAACGCGCCTGTGTTTGAGAGAAAGAATTACGAGGCCTATGTTGTGGAGAACAACACACCAGGTCTCTCTATATTCACAGTGAAGGCCAGTGATGCAGACTCCAAGCAGAATGCTCGAGTTTCTTATATTTTAGAAGAGAGCACTGTCAATGGAGTTCCTGTGTCATCATATGTGTCAGTCAGTGCCGATAGTGGAGTCATTAATGCAGTGCG is a window of Ictalurus furcatus strain D&B chromosome 16, Billie_1.0, whole genome shotgun sequence DNA encoding:
- the LOC128620543 gene encoding protocadherin gamma-A8-like, producing the protein MAVMWHTVLFFILLSSRSVLGQVSYSMTEEMPKGSVIGNIAQDLGLDVKRLNSGKARIHTVDSTEYIALNKERGMLLIKEKIDRETLCATKTPCALHIQMILENPMELYTITIEITDTNDNAPLFQTEEIRIEISEAAVPGARFMLERAMDADVGTNGLQSYSLKPTDHFALELETHGDGGKNVEMVLQKPLDKEKKERLTLLLTAMDGGEPVLSGTVQIHVTVLDVNDNAPVFTQKIYKASIIENSPKGTKLTTVSASDADEGTNGQVTYYISNTDKSVKDVFNLNEDDGEITLKGHIDYETKSNYQLDIQARDQGGLSDSCKIIVDVLDINDNKPTLSILSMASSITENSLTGNIVAMINVNDPDSEANGKVQCEISDNIPFTITSPSNTVFALRTDQELDREREAEYNITVTCSDEGVPSLSSSTSLRLHISDVNDNAPVFERKNYEAYVVENNTPGLSIFTVKASDADSKQNARVSYILEESTVNGVPVSSYVSVSADSGVINAVRSFDYEQLKDFHFRVRAQDGGSPPLSSNVTVKITIQDQNDNVPQVLYPVPTGGSVVAEIVPRSADVGYLVTKVVAVDVDSGQNAWLSYKLQKATDRALFEVGAQNGEIRTVRQVTDKDAVKQKLTVIVEDNGQPSRSAVVNINVAVADTFPEVLSEFTDFTHTKQYNDDLTFYLILALAAVSFLFITTLVVIISVKIYRWRQSRVFHHSNLPVIPYYPPGYADTGVTGTLPHMYNYDACMTTDSRKSGCKYSTLGGQSVLVMDPRFTETMQRVMKENNLLDEADSPELVRACL